The proteins below come from a single Chryseobacterium sp. MA9 genomic window:
- a CDS encoding DEAD/DEAH box helicase codes for MNLFTETNLSPDILKAIGELGYESPTEIQKQTIPFILSDIRDLIALAQTGTGKTAAFSLPILDMIDDTSRKIQLLVLCPTRELCLQISKDIKNYSKYMKDIKTTAVYGGSSIVDQMRSLKDKPQIIVGTPGRVIDLINRKALDFSAIHWLVLDEADEMLSMGFKDELETILSETPETKQTFLFSATMNKEVERISKNYLTKPHRISVGSINEVKKNITHEYYVVGYRQKKEALKRLIDANPNQYSIIFCRTRMETQEVADFLMQNGYAADALHGDLSQAQRDTVMKKFRLKNIDILVATDVAARGLDVNSLTHVIHFSLPDDPEVFVHRSGRTGRAGKDGISMALIKPEESRKLKQIKSSTKIEINEKFIPTGDDIIKAQVGGVFEKLLTEHEDLFEFDDSLIPDLSKFTKEELVHQLLQFQLKDLALYYKDKHDLVEQKLSSRDDDYSRRDRGRDRDRDRGRDRDNRDSRDRDRGRDRDRGGKPRRRDESMVRFFFNLGKKDHLKKLDVLDIINKATADGKSKKRAEIGDIEILEKFSFFEVEKSFKDNVLSNIQSMKFKGKDMRAEVAN; via the coding sequence ATGAATTTATTTACGGAAACCAATTTAAGTCCTGATATCCTTAAGGCAATTGGCGAACTGGGCTACGAAAGCCCAACAGAAATCCAAAAACAGACTATCCCTTTTATTCTTTCAGATATTCGCGACTTGATCGCACTTGCGCAAACAGGGACAGGCAAGACAGCAGCGTTTTCGCTTCCGATTTTGGATATGATTGACGATACGAGTCGCAAAATCCAATTATTGGTGCTTTGTCCGACACGGGAATTATGTCTTCAGATTTCGAAGGACATAAAGAATTACTCTAAGTACATGAAAGACATCAAAACTACTGCAGTTTATGGTGGAAGTAGTATTGTAGATCAGATGAGATCTTTGAAGGATAAACCACAGATTATTGTGGGAACTCCGGGAAGAGTAATTGATCTTATCAACAGAAAAGCACTTGACTTTTCTGCTATTCATTGGTTGGTATTAGATGAAGCCGATGAAATGCTTTCTATGGGATTCAAAGACGAATTGGAAACCATTCTAAGCGAAACTCCGGAAACTAAACAAACTTTCTTATTCTCTGCAACGATGAATAAAGAGGTGGAAAGAATTTCCAAAAATTACCTTACAAAACCACACCGTATTTCAGTAGGTTCTATCAACGAAGTGAAGAAGAACATTACTCACGAATACTATGTAGTAGGGTACCGCCAGAAAAAAGAAGCGTTGAAGAGACTGATCGATGCTAACCCTAATCAGTACTCCATTATCTTCTGTAGAACGAGAATGGAAACACAGGAGGTAGCAGATTTCCTGATGCAGAACGGGTATGCAGCTGATGCTCTTCATGGAGATCTTTCTCAGGCACAGAGAGATACGGTAATGAAGAAATTCAGATTGAAGAACATTGATATTCTTGTAGCTACAGACGTTGCAGCAAGAGGATTGGATGTAAACTCTCTTACTCACGTTATTCACTTCTCTTTACCAGATGATCCTGAAGTATTCGTTCACAGAAGCGGAAGAACAGGTAGAGCTGGAAAAGATGGTATTTCTATGGCTTTGATAAAGCCTGAAGAAAGCAGAAAACTGAAACAAATCAAATCTTCAACAAAAATTGAAATCAACGAAAAATTCATTCCTACTGGTGATGATATTATCAAAGCTCAGGTAGGAGGTGTATTCGAAAAATTATTGACGGAGCACGAGGATCTTTTCGAATTCGATGATAGCTTAATTCCGGATCTAAGCAAATTTACAAAAGAAGAATTGGTGCACCAGCTGCTACAGTTCCAATTGAAGGATCTTGCTTTATATTACAAAGACAAACACGATCTTGTTGAGCAGAAATTGAGCAGCAGAGATGATGATTACTCAAGAAGAGACCGTGGCCGTGATAGAGACAGAGATAGAGGCCGTGATAGAGATAACAGAGACAGCAGAGACAGAGATCGCGGAAGAGATAGAGACCGTGGTGGAAAGCCAAGAAGAAGAGATGAGAGTATGGTAAGATTCTTCTTTAATCTTGGAAAAAAAGACCACTTGAAGAAGCTTGATGTTTTGGATATTATCAATAAGGCTACTGCTGATGGTAAATCTAAGAAAAGAGCTGAAATCGGAGATATCGAAATCTTAGAGAAATTCTCTTTCTTCGAAGTTGAAAAATCGTTTAAAGACAACGTCTTGAGCAATATTCAATCTATGAAGTTCAAAGGAAAAGATATGAGAGCTGAAGTTGCAAACTAA
- a CDS encoding DUF47 domain-containing protein yields MGIGNIFHAFQPKDKIFFVLFEKVTENLVAMSEDFNTGIKDFDLNDDSMLKKMSDFEHKNDELTHEIFVELGKNFITPFDREDIHTLATGLDDIADYIYASTKYIFLYKSPEMKAYSDFSLLIHKACLEIQNAMKNLKGFKNMEQVKEACIKVNSIENIADDLLSNSMVDLFETNDAINIIKVSSVLNYLEIVTDKAEDVANTIENIMIKYA; encoded by the coding sequence ATGGGAATTGGTAATATTTTCCACGCTTTTCAACCAAAAGATAAAATCTTCTTTGTACTTTTCGAAAAAGTAACTGAAAATCTAGTTGCAATGTCAGAAGATTTCAACACAGGAATCAAAGATTTCGATCTTAATGATGATTCTATGCTGAAGAAAATGAGTGACTTCGAACACAAGAATGATGAACTTACTCACGAAATTTTCGTAGAATTAGGGAAAAACTTCATTACACCTTTTGACCGTGAGGATATCCACACATTGGCAACAGGACTTGATGATATCGCTGATTATATCTACGCTTCCACAAAATATATTTTCCTTTACAAATCACCTGAGATGAAGGCTTATTCAGACTTCTCTTTATTGATCCACAAAGCATGTCTTGAAATTCAGAATGCAATGAAAAACCTTAAAGGGTTTAAAAACATGGAACAGGTGAAAGAAGCTTGTATTAAGGTGAACTCTATTGAGAATATTGCTGACGATTTGCTTTCCAATTCAATGGTAGACTTATTTGAAACCAATGATGCGATCAACATTATTAAAGTTTCATCTGTATTGAACTACCTTGAAATTGTAACGGATAAAGCAGAAGATGTTGCCAATACAATCGAGAACATCATGATTAAATACGCCTAA
- a CDS encoding inorganic phosphate transporter encodes MEFPILLVVIIALALIFDYINGFHDAANSIATIVSTKVLTPFQAVLWAALWNFAAFFIAAYIIGEFKIGNTIAKTVNENFITLEVIFSGLVAAIAWNLLTWWFGIPSSSSHTLIGGFLGAALMHAFMMDYHDVAAAQPELGIWGTVKEAFSQVTHQGVVKFDKVIPIFLFIFMAPIIGMIISIIITLIIVHLYKKSNPHKADKSFKRLQLASSALFSLGHGLNDAQKVMGIIGAAVIYYHVNMLQDAQYLNIPSAGRFDYFAQHYIWVPLVSFIAIALGTMSGGWKIIKTMGTKITKVTSLEGVSAETAGAITLFITDHFGIPVSTTHTITGSIIGVGLTKRISAVRWGITVSLLWAWVLTIPISAIVAGITYLVVTFLF; translated from the coding sequence ATGGAATTTCCGATTTTACTTGTAGTTATTATTGCGTTGGCCCTGATCTTCGATTATATCAATGGTTTTCATGATGCAGCCAACTCAATTGCGACTATTGTTTCTACAAAAGTTTTAACTCCATTCCAGGCTGTACTTTGGGCAGCGCTTTGGAACTTTGCAGCCTTCTTTATTGCTGCTTACATTATTGGAGAATTCAAAATTGGTAATACAATTGCCAAAACAGTTAACGAGAATTTTATCACCTTAGAAGTTATATTTTCCGGTCTTGTGGCAGCTATTGCCTGGAACCTGCTTACATGGTGGTTCGGAATCCCTTCATCATCATCACATACGCTGATCGGAGGTTTCCTTGGAGCGGCTCTTATGCATGCTTTCATGATGGATTATCATGATGTGGCAGCAGCACAGCCAGAACTTGGAATTTGGGGCACCGTTAAAGAAGCTTTCAGCCAGGTAACGCATCAGGGTGTGGTAAAGTTTGATAAAGTAATTCCTATCTTCCTGTTCATTTTCATGGCACCTATTATAGGAATGATTATCTCCATCATTATCACATTGATTATTGTACATCTTTATAAAAAATCAAATCCACACAAAGCAGACAAATCTTTCAAAAGATTGCAGTTGGCTTCATCAGCACTGTTTAGTTTAGGACACGGTTTGAATGATGCTCAGAAAGTAATGGGTATCATTGGAGCGGCGGTAATTTATTATCACGTTAATATGCTTCAGGATGCACAGTATTTGAATATTCCTTCTGCGGGACGTTTTGATTATTTTGCACAGCATTACATCTGGGTTCCCTTAGTATCATTTATTGCCATTGCTTTAGGTACAATGAGTGGTGGTTGGAAAATCATTAAGACAATGGGTACTAAGATTACTAAAGTAACTTCATTAGAAGGAGTAAGTGCAGAAACTGCGGGTGCTATTACTTTATTCATTACAGACCACTTCGGGATTCCTGTATCTACTACACATACGATTACAGGTTCTATCATCGGGGTAGGATTAACGAAAAGAATTTCAGCGGTAAGATGGGGAATCACAGTAAGCTTACTTTGGGCTTGGGTTCTTACCATCCCAATCTCTGCAATAGTAGCAGGAATTACCTATCTTGTGGTAACCTTCCTTTTCTAA
- a CDS encoding cell wall anchor protein yields the protein MKRTLLFVFTIATSSIFAQSWNIIGNAGTNPSNNFIGTTDNNPIVFKQNNQQIFKLDGQSINIGSGAPGTGNLQLALSPCNSCYSGWAKPNDGVMRLLGGHNLNIHMDNDNVIDPNSDTSTPNSSGISRVRFSDAVHKSLMVLFNTGKVTVGTDQYDNDSNFIFYVSKGIKAEQIKVENPATNGWADYVFKKGYKLRSLEDVEKHISEKGHLPNIPSAKEVEKEGINLGEMDAKLLEKIEELTLYSIEQNKQLKSQSEEIKELKAQVQQLLSAKK from the coding sequence ATGAAACGTACTTTACTATTCGTTTTTACTATTGCGACTTCCAGTATTTTTGCACAAAGCTGGAACATTATCGGAAATGCCGGAACCAATCCTTCAAACAACTTTATCGGAACGACGGATAATAATCCAATCGTTTTTAAGCAGAACAATCAGCAGATTTTTAAACTCGATGGTCAGAGTATCAATATCGGAAGTGGAGCTCCGGGAACTGGAAACTTGCAGTTGGCATTATCTCCTTGTAACAGTTGTTATTCAGGATGGGCGAAACCCAACGATGGTGTGATGAGATTATTAGGCGGACATAATCTGAATATCCATATGGATAATGATAATGTTATTGATCCCAATTCGGATACAAGTACTCCAAATTCATCAGGAATTTCAAGAGTCCGGTTTTCTGATGCTGTACATAAAAGCTTAATGGTGCTTTTCAATACGGGAAAGGTAACTGTTGGAACGGATCAATATGATAATGATTCGAATTTTATTTTTTATGTAAGCAAAGGAATTAAAGCAGAACAGATAAAAGTTGAAAACCCTGCAACTAACGGCTGGGCAGATTATGTATTCAAGAAAGGCTACAAACTTCGTTCACTGGAAGATGTAGAAAAGCACATTTCAGAAAAAGGACATTTACCTAATATCCCTTCTGCAAAAGAAGTAGAAAAAGAGGGTATTAACTTAGGGGAAATGGACGCTAAGCTTTTGGAAAAAATAGAGGAATTAACCCTTTATTCTATAGAACAGAACAAACAGCTAAAATCCCAGTCTGAAGAGATCAAAGAATTGAAAGCTCAGGTACAACAACTTCTTTCTGCAAAAAAATAA
- a CDS encoding FG-GAP-like repeat-containing protein — MKLFSSLILSLCSVWGFAQTILYQPESTSRTVQDPQTVVMTQGFFAKSDVSNPFLAKIGPAVENPGGGPTNSNAGANNPNGTSAPAGKSFHDTKGNIEVAGGGQLQFTLPIALPPGIKSVAPQINLVYASGSGNGIAGYSWNLSGMTSISRIGKNIDKDGEPKGIQLDYSDYFSFNGQRLILKSGEYGKDGAEYVTEKYSNIKIKSVGTYGINGQDAGPAHFEVTFEDGSQAWYGKNEGGFRGSVVVTTPLEYNIVKWKDAQGNYISYSYESDSDTGGFRSSKNVVRISTIAWGGNETLNKPHFNLIEFTYNDRGLVEESYVQGLRHTQSKILSEVIVNSNGSQFKRYVIDYVNNDTKYKFVNKITEYNANNEPANPITFENESSPQSSNMFNQNSRFDEIYGDGVISGDFNGDGKLDFVKKNTLMLSRLDGNSTFFTVQYAGTPVSKGSFLKNGKFSPKDVLYTLSDNEPDGKTRLKIYDFNGTNFEEITSKELDFSPYNFGSTVGYTPIYGQSNPLVASTSTLKFLEGDFNGDGISEFIISTLKMVQEEIWGQDWNGYPELQGAEVIGNEVFDFYFDPLSGTLKRVNLPLSDYSKYIGPYLFTDQWYYKPVPIGDFDGDGKTDLISLLSGTKVYSLNNATKEFELKVQSPAQISVRGVALLGDFNGDGKTDVMSPVAEDSADWKMFISTGNGVIEYYYSNLTLYKPEHTGAPTKRRKTLRNYFTPDLNKDGKSDFLHFQSEVWFREWAINNPDSSYGFVYFRNDGADSTGKPIFTTAYNLASKEETAWGDKNDEDINYSNYGEHYFPLIGSFRLSQLNTDFAIIHKTKLITWDLGGKLDKMARIKSITQGGIKTDIEYSPLINEGNIYKSYLDTNPVNYPYINVRENLNYYVVSKLIQDQRKQEFRYRDLIGHLNGKGMIGFRQTAQSTFFANGFENTKIWTGSEMTPLNEGLPYKDWSIRTYDENKIFPADISENNTQLLSFKQYDYKIDKLLNGQVVTAAVADGNKAKVITAIVPSNTKSKDFLTGTVITGNVTYGDYYLPKQSISNVNNGLAITTSTFDYYHNPSGVGTNYYIGRPKLKDNVTQAYGDSKSSKEEYTYDSNLLKTLKTWNRDNTAYLLETYSYDSFGNVTEKTITNSTDSQAQTTKTGYEPQGRFVNKKTDNLGLITQIEYNNWGQVLTQTDPFGNTIDNTYDKWGKLLTSKNNLGGITTYQYERDDNSNIINTEYNPDGGISKKYTNKLGQEYKISTKAFGQGQYVSQETQYDVLGRKTMESDPYFEGQGSGLWNAIVYDDSVFPAKATATASNGKQTETLVSGFTTTIKELNGYQRTTSKISDALGNVISSTDKGGTIQFVYNAAGEQIKAQYGENIVTTKYDGWGRKSEFNDPSNGTYKYEYDGFGQPKKIISPKGIKEYTYNNLGQLILNKELSVVDAGKATDKTISFIYDSKGRLTSKSGTSNGLPYSSAISYDPQGRIVSSSESSNGKYFIQKGITYDDKARVISYEKQLYSSGVLTKVQIENVYSTWNGELYQIKDKNSGKILSELNETNAKGQILKAKLGAAEITNTYDTNGFLSNTNHSSQTKPSILQLSYSFDAIKNELKSRTTGGDFNIVESFDYDSNNRLVNWTNPVTGIKPTSNRNVYDVKGRIVENDQIGKIKFENSSKVYQSTGMTLNAAGTQNYNNDLIQSIVYNENNDPVFIDGMKGDVAFQYGLTDMRQRATYGGNFNPDGEGKFTKYYSEDGSYEILKNNATGKEKHILYIGGTPYESNIVFLKDYTESVGSYKFLHKDHLGSILAISNEAGNKLEQRHFDAWGNFTHLQIGNGPIITDKNSIDNSSLLIDRGYTSHEYFAEVGIIHMNGRLYDPLLRRFLNADENIQDPYNTQNYNKYGYVMNNPLLYNDPSGEFIWWVPAVVAIVSEFFTMYYTQTPFDPMRFAGSLAMSYASAGFAGQIGDVFKIASVINTLGPTGTILARAGAHALTQGLLSYVQGGNFWSGALSGAFSSASSDLLEMATNHVGSNNILRSDGFALFNGAISGGVGSVLGGGNFWMGAGQGLIVTGFNFLAHKIEENNLIRKAFEDPDGKPAENMECVQEAYGKVKKLFTKAMLAAVKAVPISDIKLDLENTGNPNDDFAADTRWGEKTVFTTKGVKGKVLSVEISGKIVITLFKGSFSSWVNLGKSILHEYYHVADMRSQAYKTQYIKTVNTYKDAETITGSLTDWSEGRAFKFIFSLGDTTSVYKDYKHLYHKKK, encoded by the coding sequence ATGAAATTATTTTCATCATTGATATTATCCTTGTGTTCAGTATGGGGATTTGCACAGACCATACTCTACCAGCCAGAATCCACTTCACGGACGGTTCAGGATCCGCAAACGGTGGTCATGACACAAGGATTTTTTGCGAAATCAGATGTTTCAAACCCTTTTCTTGCAAAAATAGGTCCTGCAGTGGAGAATCCTGGTGGAGGACCAACAAATTCAAATGCGGGGGCTAATAATCCCAATGGAACTTCAGCTCCTGCAGGTAAAAGTTTCCATGACACAAAAGGAAATATTGAAGTAGCAGGTGGAGGTCAGCTCCAATTTACTTTACCTATAGCTCTTCCTCCAGGTATAAAGAGTGTAGCTCCACAAATTAATCTTGTCTATGCCAGTGGATCAGGAAACGGTATTGCCGGATACAGCTGGAACTTATCAGGAATGACTTCTATTTCAAGAATTGGAAAAAATATTGATAAGGATGGCGAACCTAAAGGAATTCAGTTAGATTATTCAGATTATTTTAGTTTCAATGGACAAAGATTGATTCTTAAGTCTGGTGAATATGGCAAGGATGGAGCAGAATATGTTACTGAGAAGTATTCTAATATTAAAATAAAATCTGTTGGTACCTACGGTATCAATGGGCAAGATGCAGGTCCTGCACATTTTGAAGTTACTTTTGAGGATGGCTCACAAGCGTGGTATGGTAAAAATGAAGGAGGATTTAGAGGAAGTGTTGTAGTAACAACTCCCTTAGAATACAATATTGTAAAATGGAAAGATGCACAAGGGAACTACATTAGCTATAGTTATGAATCTGACTCTGACACCGGAGGATTCAGAAGCTCTAAGAATGTTGTACGGATATCCACAATAGCATGGGGAGGAAATGAAACGCTAAATAAACCTCATTTTAACTTAATTGAGTTCACTTATAATGACAGAGGTTTAGTAGAAGAATCCTATGTACAGGGATTGAGACATACACAAAGTAAAATTTTATCAGAAGTTATAGTCAATTCAAACGGAAGTCAGTTTAAGAGATATGTTATTGACTATGTTAATAATGATACTAAGTATAAATTTGTTAATAAAATAACAGAATATAACGCTAATAATGAGCCGGCAAATCCTATAACTTTTGAAAATGAATCATCACCTCAGTCATCAAATATGTTTAATCAGAATTCTAGATTTGATGAAATTTATGGAGATGGTGTTATTTCCGGAGATTTTAATGGTGATGGAAAATTAGATTTTGTAAAAAAGAATACATTAATGCTTAGCAGGCTTGATGGAAATTCAACATTTTTCACTGTACAGTATGCAGGAACGCCTGTATCAAAAGGATCTTTTTTGAAGAACGGCAAGTTTAGCCCAAAAGATGTTTTGTATACTTTATCTGATAATGAACCGGATGGAAAAACCAGACTTAAGATTTATGATTTTAATGGAACCAACTTTGAAGAGATTACCTCTAAAGAGCTAGATTTCTCCCCATACAATTTTGGTAGTACTGTAGGATACACTCCTATATATGGCCAATCTAATCCATTAGTGGCAAGTACTTCTACTTTAAAATTCCTGGAAGGAGATTTTAATGGCGATGGAATATCGGAGTTTATTATTTCTACCTTAAAAATGGTACAGGAGGAAATATGGGGACAGGACTGGAACGGATATCCCGAGCTTCAGGGAGCTGAAGTTATTGGAAATGAAGTTTTTGATTTTTATTTTGATCCGCTGTCAGGAACTCTGAAAAGAGTAAATCTGCCTTTAAGTGATTACAGTAAATATATAGGACCATATTTATTTACCGATCAATGGTATTATAAGCCCGTTCCAATTGGGGATTTCGATGGTGACGGAAAAACAGATCTGATCAGCCTTCTTAGTGGAACCAAGGTATATTCCTTAAATAATGCTACAAAGGAATTTGAGCTGAAAGTACAATCACCGGCACAGATTTCAGTAAGAGGAGTGGCTTTACTTGGAGATTTTAATGGTGATGGAAAAACGGATGTGATGTCTCCGGTAGCGGAAGATTCTGCAGATTGGAAAATGTTTATTTCTACCGGTAATGGAGTTATAGAATATTATTATTCAAATCTGACTCTCTATAAACCCGAACATACAGGAGCACCTACTAAACGAAGAAAAACACTAAGAAATTACTTTACACCTGATCTGAATAAAGATGGGAAAAGTGATTTCCTTCACTTTCAGTCTGAAGTTTGGTTCAGAGAATGGGCAATTAATAACCCGGATTCAAGCTACGGATTTGTTTATTTCAGAAATGATGGAGCTGACAGTACCGGAAAACCAATCTTTACCACTGCATACAACCTTGCTTCTAAGGAAGAAACAGCATGGGGAGATAAGAACGATGAAGATATTAACTATTCTAATTATGGAGAACATTATTTTCCACTCATAGGAAGCTTCCGACTTTCACAGCTCAATACTGATTTTGCTATTATCCATAAAACGAAACTTATCACATGGGATTTAGGAGGTAAGTTGGATAAGATGGCAAGAATAAAGTCCATTACACAAGGAGGTATCAAAACAGATATAGAATATTCTCCCCTGATCAACGAAGGAAATATTTACAAATCTTATCTGGATACCAATCCCGTAAATTACCCTTATATCAATGTTAGAGAAAACCTTAATTATTATGTGGTTTCTAAATTGATTCAGGATCAAAGAAAACAGGAATTCAGATACAGAGATTTAATTGGTCATTTAAATGGTAAGGGAATGATTGGCTTTAGACAAACAGCCCAATCAACATTTTTTGCCAATGGTTTTGAAAATACAAAAATCTGGACTGGTTCAGAAATGACTCCTTTAAATGAAGGACTGCCTTATAAAGATTGGTCTATCAGAACATACGATGAAAATAAAATTTTCCCGGCAGACATTTCTGAGAATAATACACAGCTATTGTCATTTAAACAATATGATTATAAAATTGACAAACTTCTGAATGGGCAGGTTGTAACAGCAGCAGTAGCTGATGGGAATAAGGCTAAAGTAATCACAGCCATTGTTCCTAGTAATACAAAATCTAAGGATTTCTTAACCGGAACAGTGATAACCGGAAATGTGACTTATGGAGATTATTATCTTCCAAAACAAAGTATTTCTAATGTTAATAATGGATTAGCAATAACCACTTCTACATTTGATTATTACCATAATCCGTCTGGAGTTGGTACAAATTATTATATAGGACGCCCAAAATTAAAGGATAATGTGACCCAGGCATATGGTGATAGCAAATCCAGTAAAGAGGAGTATACCTATGACAGTAATTTATTAAAAACTTTAAAAACTTGGAATAGGGATAATACCGCTTACTTACTTGAAACCTATAGTTATGACAGCTTTGGGAATGTTACTGAAAAGACTATTACAAACAGTACCGATTCACAAGCACAAACTACTAAAACAGGTTATGAACCACAAGGGAGATTTGTAAATAAAAAAACAGATAATCTTGGGTTGATTACCCAAATTGAATATAATAATTGGGGACAGGTTTTAACTCAAACAGATCCTTTTGGAAACACTATAGACAATACATATGATAAGTGGGGGAAACTATTGACTTCTAAGAATAATTTAGGAGGAATAACAACTTATCAATATGAAAGGGATGATAATTCTAATATTATTAATACTGAATACAACCCTGATGGAGGTATTTCAAAAAAATACACCAATAAACTGGGGCAAGAGTATAAGATATCCACGAAAGCTTTTGGCCAGGGGCAATATGTGTCTCAGGAAACTCAGTATGATGTATTAGGACGAAAAACAATGGAATCTGATCCTTATTTTGAGGGACAGGGATCCGGTTTATGGAATGCTATTGTTTATGATGATTCAGTGTTTCCTGCTAAAGCCACGGCTACTGCATCCAACGGAAAACAAACAGAAACGCTTGTTTCAGGATTTACAACCACAATAAAAGAACTAAATGGATATCAGAGAACTACTTCTAAGATTTCTGATGCTTTAGGAAATGTAATTTCAAGTACGGATAAAGGAGGAACAATACAATTTGTTTATAACGCTGCAGGTGAACAGATAAAAGCTCAGTATGGAGAAAATATTGTAACAACCAAGTATGATGGATGGGGAAGAAAATCAGAATTTAACGACCCTTCTAACGGAACTTACAAATATGAATATGATGGATTTGGACAACCGAAAAAGATCATAAGCCCTAAAGGAATTAAAGAATATACGTATAACAATTTAGGACAACTTATTTTAAATAAAGAACTTTCAGTAGTTGACGCAGGTAAAGCAACAGATAAGACAATATCTTTTATCTATGACAGCAAAGGAAGGTTGACCTCAAAATCAGGAACTTCTAACGGACTGCCTTATAGCTCTGCTATTTCTTATGATCCTCAGGGAAGAATAGTATCATCTTCAGAAAGTAGCAATGGGAAATATTTTATTCAGAAAGGAATTACATACGACGATAAAGCAAGAGTGATTTCCTATGAAAAGCAACTGTATTCTTCTGGTGTTTTGACCAAAGTACAAATAGAAAATGTCTACAGTACATGGAATGGAGAATTGTATCAAATAAAAGATAAAAATTCCGGGAAAATATTATCTGAACTTAATGAAACGAATGCCAAAGGCCAGATTCTAAAAGCTAAATTGGGGGCTGCAGAGATAACAAATACTTATGATACAAACGGTTTTTTAAGTAATACTAATCACTCTTCACAAACTAAGCCAAGTATCTTACAGCTTTCTTATTCTTTTGATGCTATTAAGAATGAATTAAAAAGCAGAACTACAGGTGGTGATTTTAATATTGTGGAGTCCTTTGATTATGATAGCAATAACAGATTGGTCAATTGGACAAATCCTGTTACGGGTATAAAGCCTACATCAAACAGGAACGTATATGATGTTAAAGGTAGAATTGTAGAAAATGACCAGATAGGTAAGATTAAATTTGAAAACTCTTCAAAGGTTTATCAGTCTACCGGAATGACCCTTAATGCAGCAGGAACACAAAATTATAACAATGATTTGATTCAAAGTATTGTTTATAATGAAAACAATGACCCTGTATTTATTGATGGAATGAAAGGAGACGTGGCTTTTCAGTATGGGCTGACAGACATGAGACAAAGAGCTACTTATGGAGGTAATTTTAACCCTGATGGGGAAGGTAAGTTTACAAAATATTATAGTGAAGACGGGAGTTATGAAATATTGAAAAATAATGCTACAGGAAAAGAAAAACATATTCTGTATATTGGAGGAACACCATATGAAAGCAATATTGTATTTCTAAAAGATTACACAGAAAGTGTTGGATCTTATAAGTTTCTGCATAAAGATCATTTAGGAAGTATTTTGGCAATAAGCAATGAAGCAGGAAATAAATTAGAGCAGAGACATTTTGATGCATGGGGTAATTTCACTCATTTGCAAATAGGTAACGGCCCGATTATTACAGATAAGAATAGTATTGACAATTCTTCTCTACTGATAGACCGTGGGTATACCAGCCATGAATATTTTGCAGAAGTAGGAATCATCCATATGAATGGCAGATTATATGATCCATTATTAAGAAGATTTTTAAATGCCGATGAAAATATTCAGGATCCATATAATACCCAAAATTACAATAAGTATGGATATGTAATGAATAATCCGCTGTTGTACAATGATCCGAGTGGAGAATTTATTTGGTGGGTACCGGCAGTAGTGGCTATAGTTTCAGAGTTTTTTACTATGTATTATACCCAGACTCCTTTTGATCCAATGCGTTTTGCCGGTAGCTTGGCCATGTCATATGCAAGTGCCGGGTTTGCCGGGCAGATAGGAGACGTATTTAAAATTGCATCAGTAATTAATACCTTGGGACCCACCGGAACTATTCTGGCCAGAGCAGGAGCTCACGCTTTAACACAAGGGCTCTTATCTTATGTACAAGGAGGAAACTTCTGGAGCGGAGCATTAAGTGGTGCATTCTCCAGTGCTTCTTCTGATTTATTGGAAATGGCAACAAATCATGTAGGGTCAAATAACATCTTGAGAAGTGATGGCTTTGCATTATTTAATGGAGCTATAAGTGGTGGTGTAGGTTCTGTACTTGGAGGTGGAAACTTCTGGATGGGAGCCGGACAAGGGCTAATTGTAACAGGATTTAATTTCCTTGCCCATAAGATTGAAGAAAATAATTTAATCAGAAAAGCTTTTGAGGATCCTGATGGGAAACCGGCCGAGAATATGGAATGTGTGCAAGAAGCATATGGAAAAGTTAAAAAATTGTTTACCAAAGCCATGTTAGCAGCAGTAAAAGCTGTTCCTATCAGTGATATTAAGTTAGACTTAGAAAACACGGGCAATCCAAATGATGACTTTGCGGCCGATACACGATGGGGAGAAAAAACAGTTTTTACTACTAAAGGAGTAAAAGGTAAAGTATTGAGTGTTGAAATATCAGGAAAAATAGTAATAACTTTGTTTAAAGGTTCTTTTTCTAGCTGGGTAAATTTAGGGAAAAGTATATTGCATGAATATTACCATGTAGCTGATATGAGATCACAGGCATATAAAACACAATATATTAAGACAGTGAATACTTATAAAGATGCTGAAACAATAACAGGCAGTTTAACCGATTGGTCTGAAGGCAGAGCATTTAAATTTATTTTTAGTCTTGGTGATACAACAAGTGTATACAAAGATTACAAACATTTATATCATAAAAAGAAATAA